Proteins from one Cellulosilyticum lentocellum DSM 5427 genomic window:
- a CDS encoding BC1881 family protein has product MKENNLSRFTTKELVEELSRREGIEKTIAEPYKDVDVKVNGPAIILVVID; this is encoded by the coding sequence ATGAAAGAGAATAACTTAAGTCGGTTTACAACAAAAGAGTTAGTTGAAGAATTGTCAAGAAGAGAAGGTATAGAAAAAACAATTGCTGAACCATATAAAGATGTTGATGTAAAGGTGAATGGCCCAGCAATCATATTGGTGGTTATAGATTAA
- a CDS encoding MutS-related protein codes for MTFFSLLYESKEQMLKLKEKAKQQPKGLLSQKDERKYEYIGNKMVALQEKKAFEEVPLFYKDLNLNQITEDIFPIRDDEEYRKLFFEVPNELSLIIYRQDILKDLDKDAVFEGVNYLLEQLQLVQKLIGYKGEVTHEVQRIAYQLEAMIVYYEAIEKFINLVEYRIASKGLQLAIGYMKALINTEHIIWKESENLYERLKTIHYTMKVSHKEVSITINHEETMDDREKADDNNSKKSSFFNQITYNNIEQQIGDYLLEQCSTLFNKCKFWIENHKDFYDSKIGRLRKDLYFYFQVILYKKRLKEKGLFVTYPVVSKEASLKLSGMYDLALARKLMSPIIIKNSIELGPEEYGAWITGANQGGKTTYLRSLGQSIVLALQGLFIPASKAQIPLYQGICTHFSTEESAMLQNSKLQEELMSIKTLLETSDEGKRMYLFNELFSSTTSVDAYELSQILIKRLLKQGHHIFCVTHVPSLTDTCPQMISLVAEVLEDTLHTRTYTIARKPAGELAYASTIAKKYGLTKKEIKEAIAHGKAAESE; via the coding sequence ATGACGTTTTTTAGTTTGCTATATGAATCAAAGGAACAAATGCTCAAGCTAAAAGAAAAGGCAAAACAGCAGCCAAAGGGTTTATTATCTCAAAAAGATGAGCGCAAATATGAGTATATAGGTAATAAAATGGTAGCACTGCAGGAGAAAAAAGCATTTGAGGAAGTTCCTTTATTTTATAAAGACCTGAATCTTAATCAAATTACAGAAGACATATTTCCTATCAGGGATGATGAAGAGTATAGAAAATTATTTTTTGAAGTACCAAATGAATTATCCTTAATTATTTATAGGCAAGATATACTCAAAGATTTAGATAAGGATGCAGTTTTTGAAGGAGTTAACTATTTACTAGAACAATTGCAACTAGTACAAAAGCTAATCGGATATAAGGGGGAGGTAACTCATGAAGTGCAAAGGATAGCCTATCAACTAGAAGCTATGATAGTTTACTATGAGGCAATAGAGAAGTTTATTAATCTAGTAGAATATCGTATAGCATCTAAAGGCCTTCAATTAGCCATTGGATATATGAAAGCATTAATAAATACAGAGCACATCATATGGAAAGAGAGCGAAAACTTATATGAAAGGTTAAAAACTATTCACTATACTATGAAGGTATCACATAAAGAAGTAAGTATTACTATCAATCATGAGGAAACAATGGATGATCGAGAGAAAGCAGATGATAATAATAGTAAGAAATCTTCTTTTTTTAACCAGATTACTTACAATAATATAGAGCAACAAATAGGAGATTATTTATTAGAACAATGTTCAACATTATTTAATAAGTGTAAATTCTGGATAGAAAATCATAAAGATTTTTATGATTCGAAGATAGGACGATTACGAAAAGATTTATATTTCTATTTTCAAGTAATCCTTTATAAGAAAAGGTTAAAAGAGAAAGGTCTATTTGTAACTTACCCTGTGGTTTCAAAAGAAGCATCATTAAAGCTAAGCGGTATGTATGATCTAGCGTTAGCAAGAAAATTAATGTCTCCTATAATTATTAAAAATAGCATAGAGCTAGGACCAGAGGAATATGGGGCATGGATTACAGGTGCCAATCAAGGTGGAAAAACGACTTATCTTCGGAGTCTAGGGCAAAGTATTGTTTTGGCCCTGCAAGGACTATTTATACCAGCTAGTAAGGCACAGATACCGTTGTATCAAGGTATATGTACGCATTTTAGCACAGAAGAAAGTGCTATGCTACAAAATAGCAAATTACAAGAAGAGTTAATGAGCATTAAAACATTGTTAGAAACTTCTGATGAAGGAAAACGGATGTACTTATTTAATGAGCTTTTTTCTTCAACTACGTCTGTAGATGCTTACGAGTTAAGTCAGATTTTAATCAAGAGATTATTAAAACAAGGGCACCATATTTTTTGTGTAACTCATGTTCCAAGCTTGACGGATACTTGTCCACAAATGATAAGTCTAGTAGCAGAAGTCCTGGAAGATACGCTTCATACAAGAACATATACAATTGCAAGAAAGCCAGCCGGAGAGTTGGCTTATGCTTCAACAATAGCTAAGAAGTATGGTCTTACCAAAAAGGAGATAAAGGAGGCGATAGCTCATGGAAAAGCAGCTGAGAGTGAATAA
- a CDS encoding helix-turn-helix domain-containing protein, producing MTKKEEERLLKKVNQLEKAVAKLQLAFENNKIEKSFYTVREVAEMLHRTPRAIYNMIERGELDTVKLGGIKIKGDSLNELLKGETA from the coding sequence ATGACAAAAAAAGAAGAAGAGCGCTTGTTAAAGAAAGTAAATCAGCTAGAAAAAGCGGTGGCAAAGCTTCAGCTGGCATTTGAAAATAATAAGATTGAAAAGAGCTTCTACACAGTTAGAGAAGTAGCTGAGATGTTACATAGAACACCAAGAGCCATATATAACATGATTGAGCGCGGTGAATTAGACACGGTAAAACTTGGTGGAATAAAGATTAAGGGTGATAGTCTTAATGAATTGTTGAAAGGAGAAACAGCATGA
- a CDS encoding tyrosine-type recombinase/integrase: MASYFKREFKKKDGTTYTRWVGEEKINGKTKSVYGKTEKECKAKIKSLILEHEIYGNELKKNIYTLSEWTYKQLYEEVKPHIQASTFERYMSIYNTHIKNSVIGKTSITDINQIDIQNFFNSKNDMATGVLKIMRYTIRRVFEYAKKHDVIRENPCIGIKIPPSKAKTRDIIIMTLDEQEKFIEAASTRDNKALFLTALFTGLRMGELIALKWENVDLKNGTINVCESYKRVRAYTDNGDSEYIIDKKAPKTKNGNRIVPIPTKLLPILKEIRTDNELVFCNAKGQPMTEITIRREQKRICEQAQIRYINFHALRHTYATRLIENGIDVKTVSMLVGHADIQTTLNIYVHSTDDTKKNAVNTLDKFFNCKSYCK; the protein is encoded by the coding sequence TTGGCTAGTTATTTTAAAAGAGAATTCAAAAAGAAGGATGGCACAACATATACACGCTGGGTAGGCGAAGAAAAAATAAATGGTAAAACTAAATCAGTATACGGAAAAACAGAAAAAGAATGCAAGGCTAAAATTAAATCACTCATACTGGAACACGAAATTTACGGAAACGAACTAAAGAAGAATATCTATACCCTCTCGGAATGGACTTATAAGCAACTTTATGAAGAAGTGAAGCCACACATACAAGCAAGTACGTTCGAACGATATATGAGCATATATAACACTCATATAAAGAATTCTGTAATAGGTAAAACAAGCATAACTGATATAAATCAGATTGATATACAAAACTTTTTTAATTCAAAAAATGATATGGCTACTGGTGTACTTAAAATTATGAGGTATACCATACGGAGAGTTTTCGAATATGCAAAAAAACATGATGTTATAAGAGAAAATCCTTGCATAGGCATTAAAATACCACCATCTAAAGCTAAAACTAGAGATATTATTATAATGACATTAGATGAGCAAGAAAAGTTTATCGAAGCTGCATCAACCAGAGATAATAAAGCATTATTTTTAACAGCACTGTTTACTGGTCTTAGAATGGGAGAATTAATAGCTCTTAAATGGGAAAATGTAGACCTTAAAAATGGCACAATAAACGTATGTGAATCTTATAAGCGAGTTAGAGCATATACTGATAACGGCGATTCAGAATATATAATAGATAAAAAAGCACCCAAGACAAAAAATGGTAATCGTATAGTGCCAATTCCCACTAAATTATTGCCTATTCTTAAAGAGATCAGGACAGACAATGAATTAGTATTCTGTAACGCTAAAGGACAACCTATGACCGAAATAACTATCAGGAGAGAACAAAAGCGTATATGCGAACAAGCTCAAATACGATATATTAATTTTCACGCATTAAGACATACGTATGCAACTAGATTAATAGAAAATGGTATAGATGTGAAAACAGTATCCATGTTAGTAGGTCATGCCGATATCCAAACTACGCTTAACATTTATGTCCACAGTACAGATGACACCAAAAAGAATGCTGTAAATACATTGGACAAATTTTTTAACTGTAAATCATACTGTAAATAA
- a CDS encoding ABC transporter ATP-binding protein, with protein MAMLKVENLEVYYGMIQAIKGISFEVNEGEVIALIGANGAGKTTILHTVTGLVEARAGSIEFEGKNLLKTPAHHIVSMGMAHVPEGRRIFQELTVLENLKLGAYTRNDKKEMEETLRMIYTKFPRLEERKEQIAGTLSGGEQQMLAMGRALMSHPKIILMDEPSMGLSPLYVSEIFKIIEEISSSGTTVLLVEQNAKKALSIADRAYVLETGKIVLEGNAKDLINDDSIKKAYLGE; from the coding sequence ATGGCTATGTTAAAAGTAGAAAATCTAGAAGTATATTATGGCATGATTCAAGCAATAAAGGGAATCTCTTTTGAAGTTAATGAGGGTGAAGTTATTGCTTTAATTGGTGCTAATGGTGCGGGAAAAACCACTATTCTTCATACCGTTACAGGTTTAGTAGAGGCCAGAGCAGGAAGTATAGAATTTGAAGGAAAAAACCTTCTTAAAACACCAGCACATCATATTGTAAGTATGGGAATGGCTCATGTACCAGAAGGTAGAAGAATTTTTCAAGAGCTTACAGTGCTTGAAAATTTAAAGTTAGGCGCATATACTCGTAATGATAAGAAAGAAATGGAAGAAACACTTCGTATGATTTATACCAAGTTCCCAAGACTTGAAGAAAGAAAAGAACAAATTGCAGGGACTTTAAGTGGCGGTGAGCAGCAAATGCTAGCAATGGGTAGAGCACTTATGTCACATCCTAAAATTATTTTAATGGACGAACCTTCTATGGGACTTTCTCCACTATATGTTTCCGAGATTTTTAAGATTATTGAGGAAATTAGCAGCAGCGGTACAACCGTTCTTCTTGTAGAGCAAAATGCTAAAAAAGCACTTTCTATTGCTGATAGAGCTTATGTTCTAGAAACAGGGAAGATTGTACTAGAAGGTAATGCAAAAGATCTAATTAATGATGATTCTATTAAGAAAGCGTATTTAGGTGAGTAA
- a CDS encoding DUF6906 family protein — translation MKHGTKPTKKQCILISRRKLDPKNWLVERDTNEKLVIISRSGKQKRDVYKEV, via the coding sequence ATGAAACACGGTACCAAGCCAACTAAAAAGCAATGCATTTTAATTTCAAGAAGAAAATTAGATCCTAAGAACTGGTTAGTAGAACGTGACACAAACGAGAAGCTAGTTATTATATCTCGCTCAGGCAAACAGAAGAGAGATGTTTATAAGGAGGTCTAA
- a CDS encoding helix-turn-helix domain-containing protein, which produces MASPKTKQYTLFGKEVAKALIDKDMDNADLAKEMGISSPYLTDILKGVRPAKKRKEQIAKILGLSIVI; this is translated from the coding sequence ATGGCATCACCAAAAACCAAACAATATACATTATTTGGAAAGGAAGTAGCCAAGGCGCTTATCGATAAAGATATGGATAACGCCGACCTTGCAAAAGAGATGGGAATATCATCACCTTATCTAACAGATATCTTAAAAGGTGTAAGGCCAGCAAAAAAACGCAAGGAACAGATAGCTAAAATATTGGGATTAAGCATTGTTATTTAA
- a CDS encoding ImmA/IrrE family metallo-endopeptidase: protein MTNLYEIAKANNIIVYEDYWGTTTAGAYHYQYRMKIIMLNTALSYFHKMIVLAHEIAHAFLHPYEEANFSLIGLKKDTKEIEANYFTCKLLDVIGFWDNDELCIYETELSKTDRGFIDTYRNYINVGI from the coding sequence TTGACAAACTTATATGAAATTGCTAAAGCTAATAATATCATTGTTTATGAAGATTACTGGGGTACTACCACTGCTGGTGCTTATCACTATCAGTATAGAATGAAGATTATCATGTTAAATACTGCCTTATCATATTTCCATAAGATGATTGTATTGGCTCATGAAATAGCACATGCATTTTTACATCCATATGAAGAAGCTAATTTTTCATTAATTGGGCTAAAAAAAGATACCAAAGAAATAGAAGCTAACTATTTTACCTGCAAACTACTTGATGTAATAGGATTTTGGGATAATGACGAACTTTGTATCTATGAAACTGAACTGTCTAAAACGGATAGAGGGTTTATTGACACATATAGAAATTACATAAATGTAGGCATCTAA
- a CDS encoding phage antirepressor Ant, with the protein MNKQMSNALAQGDQTTVVLVGSDSNDVRITSVKLVEMINRFRAEEGNTSEKEHSDLMKSIRKEIETLNQAGIAQGNFSPGSYSDKQNQERPCYSMNKAGVLQMLNKESAVVRYKTVQYIEKLEKENKTLKKDSYMIDDPVERAKAWIKEQEEKKVIELENAKNRKLLEEQEPKVAFANAITASKNSILVRELARLISQNGIQIGEQRLYKWLREKEFVEKFSCKATQKAINLKVLELVERTSPDKEGNFHTNFTTYVTPKGQAYFIGKFLENREMRV; encoded by the coding sequence ATGAACAAGCAAATGAGTAATGCATTAGCACAAGGAGATCAAACAACAGTTGTTTTGGTTGGTTCAGATAGCAACGATGTAAGAATTACTAGCGTTAAGTTAGTAGAAATGATTAACAGATTTAGAGCAGAAGAGGGTAATACATCCGAAAAAGAACACAGCGATTTAATGAAATCTATCAGAAAAGAAATTGAAACTTTAAATCAAGCTGGGATAGCCCAAGGAAATTTTTCCCCCGGGTCATATTCAGACAAGCAAAATCAAGAAAGACCTTGCTACTCCATGAATAAAGCTGGTGTCTTACAAATGCTTAATAAAGAATCAGCGGTAGTTAGATACAAGACAGTGCAGTACATAGAAAAGCTAGAGAAAGAAAACAAAACACTTAAGAAAGACTCATATATGATTGATGATCCGGTGGAACGTGCTAAGGCATGGATTAAAGAACAAGAGGAGAAAAAGGTTATTGAGCTTGAAAATGCTAAAAATAGAAAGCTGCTAGAAGAACAAGAACCGAAAGTAGCCTTTGCAAATGCCATAACAGCTTCTAAGAATTCTATATTAGTTCGTGAGCTTGCTAGGTTAATATCTCAAAACGGAATACAGATAGGCGAACAAAGGCTGTATAAATGGCTACGAGAGAAAGAGTTTGTAGAAAAGTTTTCATGTAAAGCTACTCAAAAAGCTATCAATTTAAAGGTACTGGAGCTAGTAGAGAGAACTAGTCCAGACAAAGAGGGAAACTTCCATACTAACTTTACTACCTATGTTACACCAAAAGGACAAGCTTACTTTATAGGTAAATTTTTAGAGAACAGAGAAATGAGGGTATAG
- a CDS encoding MutS-related protein, whose translation MEKQLRVNKEQLTYEDLLIRDLNLEIILEAMAQKDRFIYEICKKHLLTPLMKEDEISARQEVRKDCKQYPKLFRLVYEYVSEGIEVAKEEEEFIKPKYNQTIRSEKRLMAQSEILEKKVSYFYKVCESLCQLKEVVHSFKMQSLCEELLSKYSNSFFYEVEDLIKIAQKIKEGAIIILAGEIGRGGKYTEVELEYIESEKKEVKGPKKYLIGKRAKREKVISLDYSALENQAEEIREAVLIEYIRRFSSLNKEIGYLFEALKSEFAFYVGAFQLEETLREQGICICEPTLKKECDRFIFKELIDPGLSLKKKQKTIGNSFIANNKHLWLITGVNQGGKTTFLRSIGIAQLMAQCGLFVTANQYENKIFTGIFTHFTDSEDEMMIVGLLEQEIRKMKYLISMMKPNSMILMNETFSTTAEKDGAQLAEEVIEALKESSIDVFYVTHLYSYAQKMSLKSEKDILCLRAMRQEDGTRTYHIEEGEPLKSSYATELYYKIVD comes from the coding sequence ATGGAAAAGCAGCTGAGAGTGAATAAAGAACAGTTAACATATGAAGATTTGTTGATAAGGGATTTGAATTTGGAGATTATCCTTGAAGCTATGGCGCAAAAGGATAGGTTTATTTATGAGATTTGTAAAAAACATCTATTAACCCCTTTAATGAAAGAAGATGAGATTAGCGCTAGACAAGAGGTAAGGAAAGATTGTAAGCAGTATCCTAAACTTTTTAGATTAGTTTATGAGTATGTGTCAGAAGGTATTGAAGTGGCCAAGGAAGAAGAGGAATTTATAAAGCCTAAGTATAATCAAACTATCCGTAGTGAGAAAAGACTTATGGCACAAAGTGAAATTCTAGAAAAAAAGGTAAGCTACTTCTATAAAGTGTGTGAATCTTTATGTCAATTAAAAGAAGTAGTTCATTCCTTTAAAATGCAAAGCTTATGTGAGGAACTATTAAGTAAGTATTCCAATTCATTTTTTTATGAGGTAGAAGATTTGATAAAAATAGCTCAGAAAATCAAAGAAGGAGCCATTATTATATTAGCAGGGGAGATAGGAAGAGGAGGAAAGTATACGGAGGTAGAACTTGAATATATAGAATCGGAGAAAAAAGAGGTGAAAGGTCCAAAAAAGTATTTGATTGGAAAAAGGGCAAAAAGAGAAAAAGTGATTAGCTTAGATTATAGTGCTTTAGAAAATCAAGCAGAAGAAATCAGAGAAGCTGTTTTAATAGAATATATTCGAAGGTTTTCAAGTTTAAATAAAGAAATAGGCTACTTATTTGAGGCATTAAAAAGTGAATTTGCCTTTTATGTAGGTGCTTTTCAGTTAGAAGAAACACTTAGAGAGCAAGGTATATGCATATGTGAGCCTACTTTAAAGAAAGAGTGTGACAGGTTTATATTTAAAGAGCTTATAGACCCTGGGCTTAGCTTAAAGAAGAAGCAAAAGACGATAGGTAATAGCTTCATAGCTAATAACAAGCACCTTTGGTTAATTACAGGAGTTAATCAAGGTGGGAAAACTACTTTTTTACGAAGTATAGGAATAGCACAGCTTATGGCTCAATGTGGCTTATTTGTGACAGCCAATCAATATGAAAATAAGATTTTTACAGGGATATTTACGCATTTTACCGATTCGGAAGATGAAATGATGATAGTAGGCTTACTAGAACAAGAAATTAGAAAAATGAAATATCTTATTAGTATGATGAAGCCTAATAGTATGATACTGATGAATGAAACATTCAGTACTACTGCGGAAAAAGATGGTGCACAATTAGCAGAAGAAGTAATAGAGGCTCTAAAGGAGTCGAGCATAGATGTTTTTTATGTAACCCATCTATATTCATATGCACAAAAAATGAGTTTAAAAAGTGAAAAAGATATATTATGCTTAAGAGCCATGCGACAGGAGGATGGTACTAGAACTTATCATATTGAAGAAGGAGAGCCGCTTAAATCTAGTTATGCTACAGAGCTGTATTACAAAATAGTGGATTGA
- a CDS encoding CvfB family protein, translating to MIEIGTFQRLKVVREATQGVYLNDLEKSDRDILLPKGQKPETLQIGDLIEVFVYRDSEGRKIATLKRPKLIIGELALLKVVSINRIGAFLEWGLERDLFLPFSEQTEKVNKGSSYLVGMYRDKSDRLCATMRIYELLQAHSPYREKDEVSGILYNIKEAFGAFIAVDNKYHGLVPIKELYGDYKVGDLLNLRVSKVRPDGKLELSVRKPAHLQMEDDARKIMEILDKEEGKLKLHDKSSPETIKKQLGMSKAGFKRAIGRLMKEGVIEIKEDGIYRSW from the coding sequence ATGATAGAAATTGGAACGTTTCAGAGGTTGAAAGTAGTAAGAGAAGCCACGCAAGGTGTATATTTAAATGATTTAGAAAAAAGTGATAGAGATATTTTACTTCCTAAAGGGCAAAAACCAGAAACTTTGCAAATAGGGGATTTGATAGAAGTATTTGTATATAGAGATTCAGAAGGCCGAAAGATTGCAACTCTTAAAAGGCCAAAGTTAATAATAGGAGAACTAGCACTATTAAAAGTGGTAAGTATTAATCGTATAGGTGCATTTTTGGAATGGGGATTAGAAAGAGATTTATTTTTACCGTTTAGTGAGCAAACAGAAAAAGTGAATAAAGGAAGCTCTTATTTAGTAGGTATGTATAGAGACAAAAGTGATAGACTCTGTGCCACTATGAGGATTTATGAACTATTACAAGCGCATTCACCTTATAGGGAAAAAGACGAGGTGAGTGGAATCCTCTATAATATAAAAGAAGCTTTTGGTGCATTTATAGCTGTAGATAACAAGTATCATGGTTTAGTACCTATTAAAGAGCTCTATGGAGATTATAAAGTAGGTGATTTATTAAACTTAAGAGTAAGTAAGGTTAGACCGGACGGTAAACTAGAACTTAGTGTGAGAAAACCAGCACATTTGCAAATGGAAGATGATGCAAGAAAGATTATGGAGATATTAGATAAGGAAGAAGGGAAGTTAAAACTTCATGATAAGAGTTCACCAGAGACGATTAAAAAGCAGCTAGGAATGAGTAAAGCAGGTTTTAAAAGAGCCATTGGTAGATTGATGAAAGAAGGTGTGATAGAAATTAAAGAAGATGGAATTTATCGAAGCTGGTAA
- a CDS encoding MerR family transcriptional regulator codes for MLIKIKDFAAFCNVSDRALRLYDKLGLFHPAYIDPQNGYRYYDTEQMLELNTIISFKKVGFSLQEIKEMKEAGLLKEQVIDRLCDKRREQQRIVEVATYNIENINAMLKALGMLKESADEQAEATKLARLACLENEKLEHDFSQILWL; via the coding sequence ATGCTTATAAAAATAAAAGATTTTGCAGCATTTTGTAATGTATCCGATAGAGCACTGCGTTTGTATGATAAGCTAGGGCTATTTCATCCAGCATACATAGATCCTCAAAATGGCTATCGTTACTATGATACTGAACAAATGTTAGAGTTAAATACCATTATTAGCTTTAAAAAGGTAGGTTTTTCATTGCAAGAAATTAAGGAAATGAAAGAAGCAGGTTTATTAAAGGAACAAGTCATTGATAGATTATGTGATAAAAGAAGAGAGCAGCAACGAATTGTGGAAGTGGCCACATATAATATTGAGAATATTAATGCTATGCTAAAAGCATTAGGTATGTTAAAAGAATCAGCAGATGAACAAGCTGAAGCCACTAAGTTAGCACGCCTAGCTTGCTTAGAAAATGAAAAGCTAGAACATGATTTCTCACAAATTTTATGGCTTTAA
- a CDS encoding ABC transporter ATP-binding protein has product MALLEVNNLTIVFGGLRAVDGLNLKIEKGQLYGLIGPNGAGKTTVFNMITGVYKPTSGTFLLDGEDLTGKATIEINRKGIARTFQNIRLFNNMSVLDNVKIGLHNQKHYTVVEGMFRLPRYFKEEKEMNEKATELLAVFDLDKEKETLASNLPYGKQRKLEIARALATNPKLLLLDEPAAGMNPNETAELMETIRFVRDKFEMTILLIEHDMKLVGGICEEITVLNFGKELAHGETSKVLNDPQVITAYLGE; this is encoded by the coding sequence ATGGCGTTATTAGAGGTTAATAATTTAACCATTGTATTTGGTGGCCTTAGAGCAGTAGATGGACTTAATTTAAAAATTGAAAAAGGACAATTATACGGCTTAATAGGACCTAATGGTGCAGGAAAAACAACTGTATTTAATATGATTACAGGTGTTTATAAGCCAACTAGTGGTACCTTCTTATTAGATGGTGAAGATTTAACTGGTAAAGCTACTATAGAGATTAACCGTAAAGGAATTGCAAGAACCTTTCAAAATATTCGTTTGTTTAATAATATGTCAGTTCTTGATAATGTCAAAATAGGCTTGCATAATCAAAAGCATTATACTGTGGTAGAAGGAATGTTTCGTTTGCCACGTTATTTTAAAGAAGAAAAAGAAATGAATGAGAAGGCTACAGAGCTTTTGGCTGTATTTGATTTAGATAAAGAAAAAGAGACGTTAGCATCTAATTTACCTTATGGTAAGCAAAGAAAATTAGAGATTGCTAGGGCATTAGCAACTAATCCAAAGCTTCTTCTCTTGGATGAACCAGCAGCGGGCATGAATCCTAATGAAACAGCAGAACTCATGGAGACTATTCGCTTTGTAAGAGATAAGTTTGAGATGACGATTTTACTTATTGAACATGATATGAAGCTTGTAGGGGGTATATGTGAAGAGATTACAGTGCTTAACTTTGGTAAAGAACTTGCCCATGGTGAAACAAGCAAGGTATTAAATGATCCACAAGTTATTACAGCCTACTTAGGAGAATAG
- a CDS encoding flavodoxin family protein, which translates to MKVLIIYGTNRKGFTYKSMEVFKRELKQLAERLEEIEFEEVFVPEAMPYICSGCKTCLIRGIEYCPHSASMLPIIKQMREADGIIIASPTYVFDVTGGLKNVLDHLFTLWLSHRPEPIFFNKVGFSFATAAGAGMKNTHRTIRSTFKYLGFRKIYSFSVREAQYGQNVEGMRKKARKRAKIFYKALVHQNLGSTNLFRYIMMKLMAKMINTYNENGIVGLDKKYWKEKGWL; encoded by the coding sequence ATGAAAGTACTTATTATTTATGGGACGAATCGAAAAGGGTTTACTTATAAGTCAATGGAGGTATTTAAAAGAGAGCTAAAGCAGCTAGCAGAAAGATTAGAAGAAATAGAGTTTGAAGAAGTTTTTGTGCCAGAAGCCATGCCATATATATGCTCAGGATGTAAAACTTGTCTTATAAGGGGCATAGAGTATTGCCCACATAGTGCTAGCATGCTACCCATCATAAAGCAAATGAGGGAAGCAGATGGTATTATTATAGCTTCCCCTACTTATGTATTCGATGTGACTGGAGGCTTAAAAAATGTATTAGATCACTTATTTACCCTGTGGCTTTCTCATCGACCTGAACCTATCTTTTTTAATAAGGTAGGTTTCTCCTTTGCAACAGCAGCAGGAGCAGGAATGAAAAATACACATCGAACAATTAGAAGTACATTTAAATATCTTGGATTTAGAAAAATATATTCTTTTAGTGTAAGAGAAGCACAATATGGACAGAATGTAGAAGGCATGAGAAAGAAAGCTAGAAAAAGAGCCAAAATCTTCTATAAAGCACTCGTTCACCAGAACTTAGGTAGCACTAATTTATTTAGGTATATAATGATGAAGCTTATGGCAAAGATGATTAATACTTATAATGAAAATGGTATCGTAGGATTAGATAAAAAGTATTGGAAAGAAAAGGGTTGGCTATAG
- a CDS encoding helix-turn-helix domain-containing protein, producing MTIVDKIKSLCESKGTTMTALERELEFGKGVIRKWDSAAPNSDKLQKVADYFHVTTDYLLGREEKSLELNARNKRDIAKTLEEIMDNIDQGNALAYGGEIKEEDRELYKMALQHALEIAKLKSKEKFTPKKYK from the coding sequence ATGACTATAGTTGATAAGATAAAAAGTCTATGTGAGTCAAAGGGAACAACCATGACAGCACTTGAACGAGAATTAGAGTTTGGAAAGGGAGTAATAAGAAAATGGGATAGCGCTGCTCCGAATTCTGATAAGCTTCAAAAAGTTGCAGATTACTTTCATGTTACAACTGATTATTTACTTGGTCGCGAAGAAAAGTCTCTTGAATTAAATGCACGAAACAAACGAGATATTGCCAAAACTCTTGAAGAAATAATGGATAACATAGATCAAGGAAACGCTCTTGCTTATGGTGGTGAAATTAAAGAGGAAGATAGAGAACTGTATAAAATGGCGCTTCAACACGCTCTTGAAATTGCCAAGCTGAAAAGTAAGGAGAAATTCACTCCTAAAAAATATAAATAG